In Salvia miltiorrhiza cultivar Shanhuang (shh) chromosome 4, IMPLAD_Smil_shh, whole genome shotgun sequence, the DNA window CTTATTATAATGTTAAATTCCGGAACCCCATTATAAAAAAGAACTATTTTTTAACCATTATACATATCACATCATTATACCATTGTCGGTAtatcatgttatttaatttcaagaatttcGTCACCgcatattgaaaattatgtatTGCGCACACATAACATACAGTGTAGTTCCTAATCTGTGACACAGATAGTCTTCTATTTGAGGTGTGAACGTTagaatttgatttaatttcttatatataaatGTCAACTTTTGTTGACTAGGGGACTTTGTATGATGTGAAGTCATTTGCATGACTATTTATTACTTTATTTCGGTATccgaatataattaattatacagcCTCACTATTATCCAAACGGTaggaaaacatcaccgcacgcagATGAGAAACGCCTTGCaatccaagacctctcacaaataaGAGTTTTTGAATGTCTCAATTTTGCAACTAGAACAATGCCTCGTTGGCATGACTATCTATTATTTATTCATGAAATAATGAGTCGCTGATTTTTTACCTAATACGCTCATCCTGCTATATATTAATCACAGAACAATGTTTCTTAACTGACCAACCACCCCAGAAATCTGCCCAGTATAGTATTTAATTACCTTCCTCGATGATTACTAATGCATTAATTTCGCGATTATAATAAACTAATCATACCATTAATCAATCACTAGCTAGGCTAAGCGAGTAGTACAAATATACCATTTCCGATGCGATTCTCCATAACGCAACAATTACTAATTCAACCCCGTTTACTCTAACGTGATCAGCCAAAGTGATCTATAACCAAATTTGAATAAATCCAAACAAAATTCACATGCTAATTAGTAATAGTGTTCAAACAATGGTCCAATTTTACTTGTATCTATATAAATCAAATATCCTCTTCTTTAAGCATAGGAAACTCAGTTAAAGCTTGTACGAAATCTAACTCAACCCCAAAAAGTGATCTTGCTTGGCCATTGGGTTTTTGTTTTCAAATATTCCATCGAAACATACCTCTCATATATGTCGTTCAATTTGTCTCTACATTGGTCCTAACATTATCCCAACTCTccacacatttttttttatttgtctttttccacaaaaaaagtaaaaataaaataaaacagttTCTGAAGATATTATGGGGAGTGTATATCGCAAGATCTGTCGTATTTTCAAGAAAACAAAGAGGCCTCTTCCAATCGAAACCTCATTCGTGCTCCCATCTGCATTGCCGTCGTGGCCTGCAGGTTCGAGGTTTAATGTGTGTTTCATCGCAATGCTTCAACACTTTTTACTCTGTTTCTTCATCTTTTGTGGTTCAGGTGAGGGCTTCGCCACTGGGATTATCGATCTCGGCGGCTTGCAGATTCGTCAGGTCTCCACGTTCAACAGAATCTGGGCTGCGAGAGAAGGCGGCCCCGACAACCTCGGCGCCGCCTTCTTCGAGCCCTCCGCGCTTCCCGATGGCTTCTTCATGCTCGGCGGCTACAGCCAGCCCAACAACAAGCCTCTCTCCGGCTGGGTTCTCGTCGCCAAAGACGCCGACGGAGCCGCCTTGAAGCCGCCGACGGATTACTCCCTCGTCTGGAGCAGCGAGAATTTGAAGATGAAGCAAGATGGGGTGGGCTACATTTGGTCGCCGACTCCTCCCGACGGCTACAGGGCTGTCGGCAGCGTTGTCACGAGCTCCCCCGCCAAGCCCGCCCTCGACGCCATCCGCTGCGTCCGCGTGGATCTCACGGATAGCGTCGAGGCCGAGGATTGGATTTGGGGGAGGTCGGACGGGTTCAGTGTCTACACCTCGAGACCAAGAAACAGGGGAGTTGAGGCTTTGGGGGTTCCCACCAACACGTTTTTAGCTCAAAACAATGGAGGTGATTTAGGGTTAGTCTGTTTAAAGAATGGCAATGGGAAAATCAATGGAGCAATGCCTAATTCTGATCAGATCAAGGCTCTGATTCAAACATACTCCCCACGTTTATATTTCCACCCTGATGAGCAATACTTCCCTTCATCGGTGACATGGTTCTTCCAAAACGGCGCACTTCTGTACACGAAAGGGGACGAGTCGAAGCCCGTTGCCATCGATGCAACGGGCTCGAATCTTCCCCAAGGTGGCGGCAACGATGGTCTGTATTGGATTGATCTACCCGTGGACAGTGCAGCAAGAGACAGAGTAAAGAAGGGTGATGTATCGGAAGCATGTTCCTACATCCATGTGAAGCCAATGCTTGGTGGGATTTTCACCGACATAGTGTTTTGGATTTTTTACCCCTTCAACGGCCCTGCAAGGGCCAAAGTGGAGTTCTTGAACATAGGGTTGGGCAAGATTGGGGAGCACGTGGGTGATTGGGAGCACGTGACGTTGAGGATCAGCAACCTGAATGGGGAGCTGAGGAGGGTGTATTTTGCGCAGCATAGTGAAGGGGAGTGGGTGGACGCGTCGGGGGTGGAGTTCGGGGACGGGAACAGGCCGGTGGCGTACGCCTCGTTGCACGGACACGCGGCCTACCGGAAGGCCGGGCTGGTGCTGCAGGGGAATGGGAGCATCGGCATAAGAAATGATAGTGGCAAGGGGAAGGTATTCTTGGATTGTGGGGCTAAGTATGTGGTGATTagtgggggggagggggggtgggtGAATTATGGGAGGGAATGGGGGCCTAAGATTAGTTATAGCATAGATGAGGAGTTGAAGAAGGTGGAGAAAGTGCTGCCGGGGAAGCTGAAGAGTGTGTTTGATAAGGCTGTGAGAAGCCTGCCTGATGAGGTGCTGGGTGAGGAGGGCCCCACGGGGCCTAAGTGGAAGGATAGTTGGGTTGGTGATGAGAGATCATAACAAGAAACATGATATATAGTAAGAAGAAATAGAGGAGTCTCAAATAATTATATAGTTATCGAATTTTAATTTACATTTGCTTGTTGTGTGTTTCAGTTGCATTGAAAGTAGACATGTCGGATCTTTTGCATTAACAATGTGTTTCGAGCTTTGTTGGTTTCCATATTTTTTGGGGTTCACCGCATAAACTTGAGCCCATCTTTTGTCACATTTACATTTCAGCGCTTATATTTACACGGTGTTTTGcggagcttataagtttttcAAAATAACTTATAGTAAGTTGTTTAGGGACTTATAAGCTTTTTCAAAATGTTGAAGCTgtaaaatagcttataagcttcaaaaataagttcacaaaaaataaattcctTTACCcagcttatttttttataatcttatatgcaacaatcattttacaaatatttttcaactataatttattatttttcatcatatatcatccaagttcatttctcttcgattttttctctctaaaaaaatattttccctctctaacttataagctcaattttTCAAAcattttgacaatttataagcttttaaaaaaCTATATCCTATAAGctctttaaatattttataagctccaagaacttataattaagctctttaaaataagcttggccaaacaccctcttactTGGCTTGCaagtgtttatttttatttttcaaggaAAGAATAAAAAGTAAGATCACATGATTTAGATGAGGCTGAGGTGAAGACATGGTTTAACTCATCACTTGATTTAATGGATCACGTCCCTATTTCTTTTTAGGTGAACGGTTTGCAATATGATCACTTTTACAAAGCCACATTTCACAATTTGAATCGCTGATAGTTGTTAGTTTTTGTCATTTTAACATTGATCATTTAAATTGTAGTTGAACGAGACGTGCATCAATTGAGCTAAGGTTAATGTAATGATGATTTTGCATTCATCACCCAGTTACCTTATACAGTATACTCATGAATTTAACTTTTAACCGTTAATTATGTACTACTAATATCTAATGCTAACTAGAACTTACGAATCTTTCTTTAACCAtaaatatgaagaaaaaaatattaaaaatatatatatatacaaattgaAAGTTGTACCTATAAAACGTCCAAATTGTGGTGTTGACAAAGTGTTTTTCCAACCACTATATATTAATGCTCACTTTTCTTCGAACCACGGCAAAATGGAAATTGTCTATTTAGGGCGTTGATCAATTAAGTAGGTAACccaattttattttgtattttgaaGTGTGTGATTTTAAAATTCAGCAATATTTCAagatatattatttttaatattaactattttttacatttataattatataattagtaTTTGTACATGTGTTATgtacgaaaaatatttttatttatttttatatatataataaatactaACTCCattatcatataaaaaattcaaaataaatccGAATATCTTATTTGAGTCTCCTTATCcgaagaaacgacgtcgttcgACTTAACAGCCGTTGTTGGGGGTCCATCTTTATCGTACCTCAAATTTAAAATCTTGGATCTGCAAGTGCATCTCTAACCAATGCATGCATGACTAAAAATTCTCATGTCATTATGAATTTATGAAGAATGAGATCTCTACTTATTACCAAACACAAAGTCTAAACTCTCTTCATCCTAGACGGCTATCTAACAACGAATttcataattctaaattaattaatctttctTTGATGAAGCTGCTGCCCCGTCAATATCATATCAATTGTAAAAACTGTTTGAAAATGAACAACACACTAATTCtacaagaaaacaaaaattacgGTTAACGTTAACCGATTGTCAATAATCATAATTGCAAGCAAAACCCATCTCGTTCACTCCACAATATTATCTGCAAATTAATTTGTGAAGGGGAGGTTTCTTCTGTCACATATGCACAGTGCAGAACattcaaatatttcaaatattaaaatataataaatattttaatagaacACTTACAATGGTCCTATTTAAATATGTGGTGCGGATGTCCAAACAAAGTggatttgtaatttatttttgaattagttgcatataaattattgaacttttaataaattctcattttacatatgatctttaattatttaattattaatttttctctttttatatatatgcgAGTTCATTTTCTAGCCAAACTTTGGGTATGAAACAATATCGTTTCCACCCAATTATACAATGTGACGTTGGTTATATTTTTTCATACGGTCATATTTATGTCAagcaattatatttatattatgcCATGTCACCATGATGAAAAATGGGGAAATatgtaaaatgagaaaaaaaatatttaatattagttgagtaattttaataaatattttgaaattcTTATGTAAAATGAGAATTTATTAAAACTTCAGTGATTTATATGCATTCTTCagtaatttatactccctccgtcccgcgaagcgtgacccactttcctttttgggttgtcctacGAAGCTTggcctgtttctaaaaatggcaaaaaatttaccctttattcaccttttcactttttcacctaccacacttaacacacaaaataccaatttcttaattcccgtgtcgaaaagaaatgggtcacgcttcatgggacgaagggagtatgtgTTTTCGTCTCTTTGGCGTTTTTCAgtaatatatattgaatatagTGAAAATACATTTTATCCTAATAAATTGGATGACTTATAATCATAGGATAGTTATATCTGCGGTCCTTCGATCTaagatttacaaaaaaaaaaaaaaaaaaattaacgaacacaattaatagtaaaatctacggataaattaataaaaaattatgaacaaattaattataacgCACCAACAATCGTATTAAATCAATGTGATAAAATTTCACCCCTATAATTAGTATTCGAACCCAAGATCAAATATTGTTTGtgtgttttattaatttgttcgTTAATTTCAGTTCAATCACATGATTAATCTTAATAGtaggatttaaatatttaatgtttGAGAAATAATCTCATTTCACATTTTAAGGATCATTCTCATTGGAAGGTTTTCCTATTTCTTTCGTAATATATACATAcggagtatatttttttcatagTAGTTGAAATTGGCACATTTttataagggtaaatatcactttaaacctcaaattatttatgtactatcaattatattctgaactattgaaaattatattttaaaccttaaaCTATCAATTGTACTATTCGTCCATCTATTTTGCTCCAAAAATTTGACGTGACTCGCTGGATGCCAAGATCTAGTTagaataattcttttttttatctACATTATATAAAATGACGTGATTATATGtcttactaattaaaaattcaaagggTACGTGAAAAATGGGTGAAGAgtgcaattgatacaaaattgatagttcaagatttaaaaaattattttcaatagttcagaatataattattagtgcgaaaatagtttggggtttaaaataatatttacctttttttttataaaatatccaCTTCAGATTGATTTTCCagacacctttttttttttttttgataaggaaagtaaatattatagaacgaaaagacaccagtagtaccaagaagattacaaaatcatcggggattcatcattcgacatccacctatgaatcccaactccatcattaacaaaaccaaaaattctaccccaactccacactctagctttgatttctccaaacaagtttgcactctcccatcttttgttctcaaatctactctcattacgcattttccaaataagccaagtagtacaacaccaaagagccatcaagagcttcttatttcttttccggccactcaaactagtaaagaactgaaagtgcgaggacacgtcatatggctgcgccatgctaactccgagccattgaaagattgcttcccatacctttgaggtctttggacagtggatcaacaagtggttcgtggattcctgccgatgaaaacaggcgttacatcccacctcgacttcacacaacatcacatttcttctcaagagattgtcacacgtcggaattctgttattcaaaattctccatgcggtaagcttgactttgtttggaatagggatcttccacaccttcgtactcatatcagtttcctccaccgcctccgtagtctcgtttgcttgatctttaatagcttcataagcggacttggttgtaaagcctctcccgatgtcgccactccatgtccatccgtccttgttccctgcacacagattagtaccagaaacaaggctaagcaactccgaaactccttccctctctctctcaaatagctctcttctccaccttaaatcccaacaccatccagtatcagtccattccccaacttcacagattgcagcttctttattagcactcaactgaaaaagtctaggaaaagtaaacttcaacggcttttgtccaacccaccactgactccagaattttgaacaaaccaaaaattgctcgcccctcccgccgcagaaacgatcttcggccaccacccatctctaaatctacctttccccgcgttttccagacctgtctctccccactcaacctcaccataaatggacctaacaattttagcccaaagcatgtcctttccagtaaggtaccgccacaaccatttaacgacaagtgcctgattaaaccactcaatatttttaagccccaagcctccttcatcttttgaagcacaaagcaccttccatttcacccaagcaatcgcacttttactagaaccccctccccacagaaaattaccaagtaaagcatttagagaactcacaattgattttggtaaacaggtaaaagagagctggtaaatcggtatagattgaagcacagccttcaccaaggtcactcggcccgcgagagagaacttcccatttttccacgaatcgattttctttctcacaTTCTCAACCAAGTATTTCCAATCAGCAACCTTTTTGCCCTTGCTACCCACTTTAATACCAAGGTAATTGAAAGGTAAGGAGCCTACATCACAACCCAAAACAGCCGCCATCCCACCTACttatatataagtatttatATGTGTGTGCGCGTACGTGtctctttttatttatgtaaggAAAAGGAGATTACTTgagtttttttattaaaaaaaggtTGTATATGTCTTTTGTTCTCTTATTGTCAACGCAGATTAAATTTGTAACCTAGCTATGAATATGATATTAGTGCGACAGACAGTTATGaaatatcattattttatttagtgagaATAAATTATAACCACAGCTATAAAGACATACAAAAAGCCAATTTCGTGTAAACATATCCCTAATaaaaatgttttaaaaataatccGAACATAATGTTTGGCAAAACTTAttttcagggacggagccaggaattaagttcaGGGGGGGCTGAATTTACTACGGGGGtccgggggcggtagcccccgagaaatttttttttgggcttccgtatatttaaggcatttttttattaaaatacgagcataataataataataataacaaacaacattttcatagattatatagtttcaatatattacaaattagttcaatacattacaaattttttttgaacattTCGTATATTTTAGACAttcttttattaaaagacaagtataatctaaataacaaacaaattttttttgggcatttcatacattttctatcaaaagacaagtataataataatagtaataataataatgaacaatattttcatagattatacagtcttaaataacacgattatcCTTaagttaagtatatatgagtGAATATAACAAGCAAAACAATTTTTGTGTAACCAAGTTTcactatattttattaaatgaattttgtttagttcaacttattaaattgaattttaagtagAAATTATATTGGGCTCGATCATAGAATGGGCcactaaaaaaattgtatacatatatatatatttaaataaacatttatatatttatgcatatatatacatagaaaaatttaaaattttgagggGGGCGGTGGCCACTACCAGCCACCCCCCTGTCTCCGTCTCTGCTTATTTTAGAGAATTTttcaacaacttataagatgtttcaataGCTTATATGATGCAATAtatcaagagcttataagttgatGTTTAAATTATTAAGCTTATAAGTTAAGGAGATAACTATGGGTTATATATAAGAgacataatattaaataaaagtgaaactagaataatatataatagaaaTAACAAACCACGATAGGATTATGTTTGTAATGATTGTTACTTATatgattatgaaaataaattacgacaattttttatagaaagaagaaaatgataaattatgatAACATTTCatcgacggagggagtataattaatTGTGACTATTTTCTTATCTAATTTGCACTATGCAGACTGATAAAAGACATGATAAGAAATTATAGGCGGTCGTTCCATATTCGACTCTTCAGCATCAAATTAATTAGGTTGTATGGTACTACTATTGTTACTGCAGTTCGGCACCATTGACTATAATAAACATTTTGGAAATTAATCACCCaggaaaatagtaaaaaattcaACATCAccatattacaaaaaaaaaattaataataaataaataaatcacgtTATGATATTGCACTACATTTTATTCACCAATTAAAGTTGGAAGTAGTAGTAgtaattgaatataatttaattcCCTGGTTTTGTGCAATTTACAAAATTTATACAATACAACGGTATAATATCATATTGTACATTGTACTCCAATTcctcattaattatttaatgatgGTGTAGATTCTTCTCAAACTAAAATCATATTGCCATAATTAATGAAACGTATCTCTCCATAGTAAGACTCGATTTAAACCAAAACGAATCCGAGATCTATTTCCATCTTAATACTATACCCTACGATTAGATAATAGGAAAATcatctaattaaatataaaattaatgcatGCATATATATGAAGGTcagttttataaaataaaaaaaagttggtCAAAAGCTGCCGAATAGAAATAACAATATACCCCGAAATGAGATGGAAGTTCTTGGAGTAGACCAAATTTATAGTTTGTTATAGTTATAGATCTAATCCAAGTGTGCAAAACCCCATATTAGTATAACTATATAAACCAATCCAATCTCCCTCACTTCGCGTGTGTGCTTTTTTTTCCTGCGGAAAGTGAATTAAGAGATCATAATTATATGGTAAAGTTCTCTTTGTCCAATGATTGTTTCGATTCTCGCAAGAATTTCTTTTGTTattcattatattatataataggagTATGTATGTCGTTGTAGGCCTGCAATGTTAGATGCATGCATGTTTTTTACTGATTTTTTTAATCGGACAGCATCGGTTAAACGAGAGATGTTTTGTTGAGCTTTTTCTCTTATCTGAGGCCGGCATGGAACGTAGAATTCTTTCTTGGGTTTCACTCGTGATTAATTTGatgttttgtttttgtcttaTTTCTTTAACGAAAAGTgaaaaaaagttaatttttgAAGCCTAAAAAGGAGGCCGTGTTTGGGCAGAATTAAGGGTTTAATGGAGACACAAACATTAACACAAGGTGGCGCAGAAGTGAGGAGGCTTCACATCGTGTATTTTCTCAGTAGAAAGGGGCGCATCGAGCACCCTCATCTCTTTCGAGTTCATCATCTCTCCAGAAATGGAGTTCGATTGCGAGGTTTAATTAATCTGTCTGCTTAATTCATTCCATTTTTGATTGAATTCACACCACACTCTATCTGATTCATGCGTATGAAATGTAATTGTGCAGATGTGAAGAGATGGTTGGCCGAGCTGCGTGGGAAGGAGATACCTGCGTCGTTTTCTTGGTCATACAAGAggttttttttcaattaattgcagaatgttttttatttatttatttttatattgaaaCTTGTACTGTATTTTGTTGGGCAGGAGATACAAGACAGGCTTTGTGTGGCAGGATTTGCTTGATGATGATCTCATCACTCCCATTTCCGACAATGAGTATGTGCTCAAAGGATCCGAGATTTGCTCCACCAACATTAAAGGTCTGTTTTATTTGTTGAGTTATTCAATCGAAATGATCTAGATTTTGAATGTTTTGGTACGAGTTGTTATGCAGAATATTCCTACACAGAGGAGAAAGTTGGTAAGCAGAGAGATGAAGCATGTTTAGAGCAAGAGGAGGATAAGACCTTGTGCAAGGAAGAAACTCAGAGCGATCCAACCGTCGAAGTGTCGACGAAATCTGCGTCTGAAATCGAGGAAGAATCGCCGTCTTTTGGATCGGAGACATCCACGACGACGGATGAGTCGGGGAAAGCTGATGCAGCCAAAGAAGAGAAGGCGACGAGCAACGACAAAGTGGGGCGGCCGTGGCCTTTCTACTCGACGCTTTTGAGCAAGAAGAGGAGCAAGAATGATGACAAGGCTGCTGTTGTTGCTGTGGAGCTGTGCAAGAAGTCGTCGACGCCTCAATGCAGCAAGAGCAGGAGCAACACATCAAAAATGCTGAAGAATCTCATCACTTGTGGAGATGTGGAGACGAATGAGTCGGCTGTAAAGGTTTTACCGGTGAAGAAGCAGAACAAGGCTTTCCTGAGCATGTGTTCAGGCGACGTGGGGAACGTTCACACGGCCGCCTTGTGCAGAAGGGATAGCGGCTTCGGAGGCTCGCAGAGGGCGTTTGAGATTCCTACTTGGACTCATCAATACTTCAGTGGAAGGTATTTCTTGCTATCTTATGTATACTGTGACAACTTCATCACTTTTTGATGAATGATTTATGTTTATGTTCTTGAATTCTCACAGGAGGAGCCTTGATGGGATTGAGGATTTAAGGAAGAGCAAGAGTAAATCAACAGCTTGCGCTGCTTATAAGCCGGTGAACGGGCCGAGCTGCTCGTAAGTGAATGGTTGGAAATATAGATTGTCCCGTTGGGCGAGCATGAAATCATGAATGTGTTGGTTTTGATTGCAGACAATGTGGGAAGGTGTTCAAGCCGGAGAAGATGCATGCGCACATGAGATCTTGCAAGGGCCTAAAAGCATTGTCGAAATGCGCTGCTGCTGATGATAAGGAGGCATCAAAAGGAAGTGGGGACTCATTTTCTGGCCATTTGCTCACTCATTGATGCTTACAACTTTTTTGCTTAGTGCTTTACTAACTAAACGCAAATTTCATAGGCAGACACAGATGTAAACCGATCCAACCTTCTTAATCAAAAGAGATGCAATTTCGATAATGTCAATCGTCttacttgtgtgtgtgtgtgagagagagagagaggcattATACTTCACTGAGTAGTGAGTACGACGAACAAATCCCAAAACTGACAGTTAAATAATACTCTATCTGTCCCATTCCAATAGACTCACTTCTcttggacacggagattaaaaaaacttactttttagtaagAAAGTGGTAGTAAATTGGTGTGGTCCACATCaattaaatataacttttttacctaaaaatgaaaatgagccGATTGGAGTGGGACATTCCAAAacgaaaaatgagcctattgaagTGGAACGGGTAAAAGCCATAATGAAGGTTGAAATCAATTCACTGTACTTTACTTTAAAAGCAAAGTGTCAGAAAAGGGGGAACTCAAATTTAACTGGTAACTAAGCAACAACAGCTTGAGATTATCTAAATTTGGGATATTAATTCAGGTTTTTTGGACCAAAAACAATCACATAAGAGTTCTTAACACCAACAGCACGGGACAGAAACATTGGGGGTGAGACATGAATGACATGGTTC includes these proteins:
- the LOC131022178 gene encoding protein SOSEKI 1-like, which translates into the protein METQTLTQGGAEVRRLHIVYFLSRKGRIEHPHLFRVHHLSRNGVRLRDVKRWLAELRGKEIPASFSWSYKRRYKTGFVWQDLLDDDLITPISDNEYVLKGSEICSTNIKEYSYTEEKVGKQRDEACLEQEEDKTLCKEETQSDPTVEVSTKSASEIEEESPSFGSETSTTTDESGKADAAKEEKATSNDKVGRPWPFYSTLLSKKRSKNDDKAAVVAVELCKKSSTPQCSKSRSNTSKMLKNLITCGDVETNESAVKVLPVKKQNKAFLSMCSGDVGNVHTAALCRRDSGFGGSQRAFEIPTWTHQYFSGRRSLDGIEDLRKSKSKSTACAAYKPVNGPSCSQCGKVFKPEKMHAHMRSCKGLKALSKCAAADDKEASKGSGDSFSGHLLTH
- the LOC131022177 gene encoding hypothetical protein At1g04090-like; the protein is MGSVYRKICRIFKKTKRPLPIETSFVLPSALPSWPAGEGFATGIIDLGGLQIRQVSTFNRIWAAREGGPDNLGAAFFEPSALPDGFFMLGGYSQPNNKPLSGWVLVAKDADGAALKPPTDYSLVWSSENLKMKQDGVGYIWSPTPPDGYRAVGSVVTSSPAKPALDAIRCVRVDLTDSVEAEDWIWGRSDGFSVYTSRPRNRGVEALGVPTNTFLAQNNGGDLGLVCLKNGNGKINGAMPNSDQIKALIQTYSPRLYFHPDEQYFPSSVTWFFQNGALLYTKGDESKPVAIDATGSNLPQGGGNDGLYWIDLPVDSAARDRVKKGDVSEACSYIHVKPMLGGIFTDIVFWIFYPFNGPARAKVEFLNIGLGKIGEHVGDWEHVTLRISNLNGELRRVYFAQHSEGEWVDASGVEFGDGNRPVAYASLHGHAAYRKAGLVLQGNGSIGIRNDSGKGKVFLDCGAKYVVISGGEGGWVNYGREWGPKISYSIDEELKKVEKVLPGKLKSVFDKAVRSLPDEVLGEEGPTGPKWKDSWVGDERS